Within the Miscanthus floridulus cultivar M001 chromosome 2, ASM1932011v1, whole genome shotgun sequence genome, the region gacgaatcttttaaacctaattaattcataATTTGACAACATAGTGCTACaataacatatgctaatgacgaattaattaggcttaataaattcatctcgtggaatactgacggattctataatttatttttttattagtatccaaataccCCATACAATACCCTCACCTAACACCtcataaattttagtcaccgaatCCAAACACCCTTTCGGCtcacacatgagacatgacacatTTGCAATGTGTAAAAGTAAAACTCGCCAGATGACAGAGAAAAATGCTATGTGCGTTCACAATCaaaaaagaatatataaaaatgaGCACAAGCAAGCAGTATGCTATCGTGCTTTGCCGAAAGGGCAAAAGTCCAGCATCCGGGGGCCACATGCAGGGCTGTCTTTCCATTTTCTCTGTTTCGCCTTTCGGGGGATTTCAGTTTCGTTTCAGATAAGAAAGGAACCCCACAAGGCAAAAACGGCAGCTACAGCTGCGCGCCTGGCGCTGCTGCAATTGACAAGTAGCGCGTGCACCCCGAAACTTGCTTCCTCCAACAACTGAAAATCAGCGTTCACTCGGTCACACCAAACTTAATTCACATATATGTTCATTCCTCTTCTCTCCCTCGTTCGGAACTACAGGGGAGAAGGCATCAGAATGGTGGCGCACGAGACCCGGCGTCAGGCCTCATCTGCGCCTCACTACCTTTCCCGCGGAAGAACCAGTACACTTTCTGCAAACCACAAAAACAAACATTTGCAGAACAGAACACATCAATTTCACTTGTCGGAGGAATGTTTTCAAGTAGGAGTATACATGTATGCTGTATATCCCTACCTGGAAAACCCAGATGCTCAGCAGTGCCTCCAGCACAAACATCGCGAAGCCCATGAAGTACATTATCTGAAAGCAAAAGTACTTGTGAGCAACGAAAGGTATCAGTGGTATTTAAGACTCGATGGAAATGGTTGCCGCAAAAGTTATTGCCTAATCGCTCCCTGCACCTATAGCCCCAGACTGAAGAACAAGTCACATGAAAAGCATTCACAAAATCATGCCAATGGTTCAGGTTTCAGCAGTAACTTGAAGGAGTAGGTAACTAGTTCTGCTCAAGCCATTTTATGGGATGGACAACAGTGGTAAAGCAAGCTTGATATTTTGTTACACTAGCTAAGCATAGAACTATTGACAGAGGGAACTGGAGTGGCAACGATTTGTTTCTAATTTATGTCTAGATTAACTGGAGTGGTAACGATTTGATTGATTTATGTCTAGATTTGATAGAAGGTAAGACAACTGATCATTTCTAATTCCTCGTATTTCCATGGTACATATATTGACATAGTATCAACTCACCCCAACACCAGCATTCTCGCCTATCTCGCTGATCGATTGAAAAATTCCGCTGCAAATAATAAGATAAGACAAATGAAGCAAATTATAGTTCGAATAGCAAGATAATGCACACGAGAAAGCTAATAAATTAGCAAGCTTATCACACTGAGTTATAAAACTGGATACAACAAAGCAACCTTTACTTATATTCAACATATTCTAAGAAAAGCCCCAATTTTACAACAATTACTTCATAGACACATGTAGTTGTAAAATAAGAAACATGTAAAATTGAGTGTCTATGTGAAAAGAGCTTATGCTATCAAAAGACTTACGCCAATGATCTTCCCACATAAAAGAATGGCGGAGAAACAGCAGCGTATATGCAGAAGGCAATGTGAAACTGCAGAGACAATACCAAGTTATGAGCAGATTTTCTACTCCATGGAACAAGGAGACCATACAAGGAATCTTGTTTTATAACAGAAATCTTACAAAGTAGAATAGGAAGAACCATCCATAGCTGAACGCACTATCCTTCCTGGTGAAAGCATTATAATATCAGGTGAATCATATGGTTTAAATGCTGTACTTCATACAGAAACTTTGTACAATAGTTTTGGAAGCTCAGTTGGAATATAGTACCTCATGGCACGATAAAGAGGTCGGTACCATAAAAAGTAGGCACCTGGGCATCCAGTAATGAAGTATATGACTGCCAGAAACCAGATCCTAGGATCTGCATGGAAGAACATTCATACTAACTAAATAACAGAAATAACAAATTTAAATATTATGATTATTAGGAGcacataaaataaaaaaaataattttttatgAACATACCATGCCCTGTAATCCAAGCAGCAGTTACACATAAAATGTTCCAGAAGAGGCATATGACCAATCCTGCATGAGAATTTTGCAAAAAGTATTAGTTACAATACTTTTGAAAGCCAGTAATCCTTAAAAAGGGCAGTTTTTAATTAACCAGCGCATTTCCTAGCTTCATACCTAGGAGTGATGCAAAAGAGACATACTGTACTCGCTGCAAGTGCACGGGTATATCATTTGAAATGTCAACATGAATGATGGGGAAGAACGGTGGCCAGTTTTTGGGTTCTATTAAAACTCCAGCTGCATGTAAAAGAGGGATGATAATATAAATCATGGGTCATTTCCGAAGAAAAATGGTACACGCAAAAAATAAAATTAAGGTTACCTCTTGCAAGAGCTTCTTCCCTTCTTTTTATTTCCTAGAGAAAGGAACAAAAAGTTACACAATATAATAAATGCTAAAGTTCAAAACTGTGTAAAGTTAGTTGCATACTTTATAAAACAATAACAGTAAATGGCAGATCATATACTGGACTTAACTAGTATATACCTGTTCCCTCCTGTTTAGCTCAGCCTCTTTAGCCATAAGTTCCCTCTCCTTTTTCTTGAGGTCCTGGATTGTGTAGACAAACTCACAAAAGGATCTGATATACGGATATTGAAAGAAAGAAACAGAGAAAAACTGCTAAGGGAAAAGGAAAACTAGTCTCTAATCCCTCCTCTTTAGCCTGAACCTAACTCCTAGCCTTTTTATCAGCCTTCCAAATAGTTGTCTGTTTTACAACTGCTTCCCAAATAGAATTATTTAGAATATTATGGAGTTTTCTATCACATTCCTACAGAGTACAGACACTTGCATGGTAGTTTTTCTTTTCTGCAATACCACGACATAGCAGTGACTTTGTAGGACACATATAAGAACCAACCGTGGGTTCAATCAAAAGAAAGATAGCAAACTTATTTGTTAGCTTACAGTGGAAACATGGAATGATGGGAACCGAACATCAGGTGGACATACATGTGTAATTTTGATGCTTTGCATAATGATTGAAAGATAGTACCAAATCAATGAAAAAGGCTAAAATGGTAGTAAATGATAGGTAACCAAGCAATTCAAGCAGTCAAACTACCTTTTTGTTATCAAGTGGGATATCTACAGATGCACCAATATCATTGTAGAAACCAGCTGGTTCAGGAGGGAGCGGAGTTGGGCGTGGATGCTACATGAGCAAAAAGATGTGATCCTTAGACAGTAATGATGAGCCAAAGCAAAGATAATGAAACACACATAAATAATTTTGATTCCATAgtaaatttttaaattttgattcAGAGCTTGGCAAGTGTGTCCGCAATCCGCAAGCCTATGTGCTATTCACAACATATTTTCGTCTTCTGTTTTGCCAAGGCATAACACAAATGAGTAAGATTTGTAGAAGTACAGTTTTATGGTGTCAGTCTGTCCCGTGTTTCATTGATTGCTATGATACGTTTTGTATTGCAAGTCTGTAATAAGTTGATACATCAACGAAATAAATGGGCTAAAGAATCATACGATAGAACAAACCACAGCATGGAAAACATATGGGTACACTGTATATAGATTCCCTAGTATCCAAAGCAACATCAGACCAAGTTTAAGAAATTTTATTTCTTATACAATAGTAGATAAGTGAGTTAAGCGGAAACTAAGCTGTGTTCAAAGATGTAGAGGATCGTGAGAAATCAGGCAATCTCCGGAAGAAACGCCCAATCATGTGAAGAGCAGGAAGAACATAACAGGTAACAGCTAAGATAATCGCGCAATTTGTTAATGGGCATTTTGTTACTCCGTGCAATGTTCAGGTATATTACAGCCAAGCCAAAAGGGGAAAAGACCCAATCCGACCTGGAAGTGGAGAAAGCACAGTGGATACATCATACGTGACGAGGTTCTTCTAATCAATACCGAATCCCGCAAACGAAGTACCTCCGGCGAGGCGAGAGGCCACCGCTGTGCGCTGTTGCGGCGGCGCGCGCCGTAGACATAGCCGACCACCCTCAAGAGCGCGAGCCGCTCGCACCATCGTGCGGAGAGAGAACCCCGAAGCCAGCGTCTGAGATGGGTGGGCTAATAACTACCCAGTGACTATGCACCGCAGTTTGGGTGTCGCCGCCGTGCACGCGGCGCGCCGGAGACCGGAGCATCCGCCGCCCGCCGGACGTGGATGCGAGACGAGCAGGCTGCTGGGCCGGCGACCGGCTTGACTCGAGCCTAGTAGAACTCAAGCCCGTTTGTTCGCTTGGGCCTAAAATGTAATGAGCCCATGCTCCCTGTCGTCTATCTAAAAGAAATTATATTTCCTCTACAAAAATTGAAATGGAAATGATATTGCCTTCTCTGAAAACAGAATCATATGGATTATTATAGAAACAAAGATAAGAAATTAAATTATACTTTTTCTCAGAAAATATGGAATGGTTTTTTTAAACAAAGGCATCCGGTTGAGGACtagttattattttattaaaaagcAAAAATAAACACAAACTCATAATAACTAAATACAAAGAGCAATATGACCTTATAAAAAACTAAAGACCATATCCACGGGCGAGGCAAAAACTATTCATATTTTAGTTTTAACTGGCACACAATTAGAAATGTTGTCTTTCTTTGAATATAAATTAACCAACATTTGGACCTATATATTTAGATGAAAATTCTAGTActccatccattctaaattataggtCACTTAAGTTTATTCCAAGTCAAATTTCTCCAAATATAAGTAAGTTTATAAAAAATGTAGTAATGCGCAATATTTACACCATGAAGTTAGTTTTATTGAATTTCCTATTTTTTTAAAATGAATCAGTCAGAGAGTTGTCGATTATATTAGAAAAAGAGAAGACTCAGAATGAACAAAGACAACACAGCAACAAAGACCTATAAAGCTTAAGCAACCAAAAACTTGATTAAAGTTAGATAAAGATGtaaatgttaatatatttttctatggAATGTGTCTTGATAGTGTGTACCTATTTGACTAAAAACTTGATAAAGTTAGATAAAGTTTAAATTAGAATAAAGCGATATATAATTTGGATTTGAGAGAGAGTAGGTGTCAACTTGATCTTTCCAATCAAACCCATAAAATTACAATAATCTATATATATAGTAAACACTCACTTACACCTGAGGTTTGCATGCATAAACAACTCTACTGCATAGGTGTATATAAACTCAAGTTAGTCATGACCTGCCCTTTAATTTTCTAATTCCATATGTTACTGACACAATAAGTTGCGGCAAGATTTCTTTGGACAACCTCAGTTGTGGTTGGCACCGTTGCATTTTTCTCACCAAGTTTTGGCAAGTTTAGAAGAATGCTAGGCAAACTTGAGCCAAATAGTTCCCAGAGTTTCCACAACTGAAAAAAGAGGACTTTGCAATAATCTGCCATCGTTTCACTTTCAAAGTTTATATTAGTACTAGCAAATATGCTCGTGCGTTGCCACGGGTGAAAAAAACATCAAATGGTCATGAAAAACAGCGATAGAATGTTACATATCTACTTATGTGTTACTcttttttataaaatttgaaagctataatttattttattgatAATCATGACATCCATGGTATTAGTTAATATTTGCAATAATATGTAGCTTGGACGCATACATATTTTGTTTATATTAATTGGATAACAAATTGTTTAATTCAGTTCATGTTTTGATTAGCTGAACCATTCAGCTAATCTAGGTTCTAATAAGAATAAATTTCATTCATAATCAGAACTACATACTTAGTGGTAAAAATGTTTGTCTCTTAGTGATTAGTGAAAGATCAAGGGTTGAAAGACCTACAATATTTCATTTATTATTTGTACATTTGGTTTTTAAGTtgataagaaaaaggaaaaaaaaagaggcgGAAAAGAAAAGAGCGGTGGGATACTGGAATGGCAAAATTGGCACAGATGGACTGACGGATGAAATACGGATTGGGAACCGAAAAACACGCacaggaaaaaaaataaaaattgacCGAAATAAAAAACCTCACTACAACACTAAACCTTCGTCTACCATCCGAATCACATAGCTCGCAACGAAATCAGTTGCACATCCTCGTCATGCACGTGTTTAAGAGAAACGGAATCTGTTGAATGAGATCAAGAGGGAAcgaaaacagctgtaactcttccCTGCTCtcgtgaaaaataaataaaaactggGCGGAGGACAAaaggaaaataaaatagaaaCGAAACCAACAAACTTCTCGTGGTATAAGAGGTAAGATTAGAGTAAGATAAGATTTGCCTaatttctatttttattatttttctatttaGATTAGGATTCCTATTTAGCTAGCTTAGGATTCCTAATCTATGTCCAAGCCATGCATATTATGCTATATAAAAAAACATGAGGCCGTCACGAGACCACCAGAATTGCACATTCACAAAGTTAGTTAGAGAAGGACCGGACCGAAAAAAAATAGGAGATAAATTTTGCCTCTTTGATATTAGTAATAGATATAAAACAATCCGATCAAACATGGAAATACGAAAGCACAAGAGTTTCAAGTACCAAAACGTTGTACTCTAGCTTTCTTGTTCTATGTCTTTGTAAACTAGCGAAATCAACGTTAAACTCTTCGAAACTAAACCCACCCATCAAAGCTCGATTTATCCAATTCTAGATTTACATGTAATTAATTGCATTTTGAGCGATATAGGGGACGATAATCTTCAAACTTGGGGACTCTAAACCAACGCCTTATACTGCAGGAAGGAAATAAAGCAGCAATGATCGCCTGCTGATCACGAGAGACAGGCAGATCTGACAGACGAGCTAGTTAAAATTAGAGAGAAACCCAGGGGTAGGGGAGGACGATCGATCGAGTGGATCCACGCTGCTTGAGCGTGAGTTACGTACCGAGAAGGGGTTGACGACGTCTCCATCGCCCTCCTCGAACGGGTTGTCGTCGTGCCTCCACCTTCCCGCCATGCCTCGACGACCTCGACCCTATAGCTTCCTCGCTCTCTGTGCTCCGCTGACCTAGCGTTTGCcctccggccggccggccgccggcaATTCACGCTACGCTGCAAATGATACCACACAGCTGCTTCAGATTTGCCGCCCTGCTGCGGTGGGACTACTTCGTCCCTCACAGTTATAGTACTACCCGCATACGGTCCAGCAGTGCCGTCGTCCGCTCAGGCGACAACCTGACAAATAATGCCAACAATTTGCATTGATTAATGTATCACGTTAACAATGAAGCCGATCGATCATACCTGGGCACTCCGCCTTACACGCTAAGGCGGCCGGGATTTTAATTATCCATCGATGTAACAACCTCTCCAATCAGTATATACCTTTGCTAATTTCTTGTTTCGACTCTGGACTTTGTCGATGCGCGTTCCTGGCGCAACCGGCTGCCCAGCCTGCCGTTTCCTCGACGCTATTTGGTTAGCTGGTAGCGTGTAACAGCGACGGAGTCCGATCCTTTGTATATTCAATGGGATCGGAATGCATCGTCGGCCTTGCGCGGCACCTCTGATCCGGCAATGTCCATTAATATTGCCGTGCCGCCCAAATGGCAGCATATCCGATCCTGGCCTGCGTTGGCCGTTGCTAATTTCTTGGTGCACCTTCTCGGTTGTCTCGTGGTTATGCGGATCGTCAACAAGGGGTCACTGTAAACTTCGCAGAACGCGTCGTGCTAATTAATGACGCGGCGACCGGCCTCTAGGAGTACGTACGGCACTCGAAGGGGGAAAAAAAGATGCAATCACAAAACAGGGAACGGGGATGGAGTTTCAAATTACCTCTTATAACCAAGGGTTCTCAGATTCAAATGACAAAACATTTCTAACCTAACC harbors:
- the LOC136520313 gene encoding secretory carrier-associated membrane protein 4-like isoform X3, whose translation is MAKEAELNRREQEIKRREEALARAGVLIEPKNWPPFFPIIHVDISNDIPVHLQRVQYVSFASLLGLVICLFWNILCVTAAWITGHDPRIWFLAVIYFITGCPGAYFLWYRPLYRAMRKDSAFSYGWFFLFYFFHIAFCIYAAVSPPFFYVGRSLAGIFQSISEIGENAGVGIMYFMGFAMFVLEALLSIWVFQKVYWFFRGKGSEAQMRPDAGSRAPPF
- the LOC136520313 gene encoding secretory carrier-associated membrane protein 4-like isoform X2: MVRAARALEGGRLCLRRAPPQQRTAVASRLAGAGFYNDIGASVDIPLDNKKDLKKKERELMAKEAELNRREQEIKRREEALARAGVLIEPKNWPPFFPIIHVDISNDIPVHLQRVQYVSFASLLGLVICLFWNILCVTAAWITGHDPRIWFLAVIYFITGCPGAYFLWYRPLYRAMRKDSAFSYGWFFLFYFFHIAFCIYAAVSPPFFYVGRSLAGIFQSISEIGENAGVGIMYFMGFAMFVLEALLSIWVFQKVYWFFRGKGSEAQMRPDAGSRAPPF
- the LOC136520313 gene encoding secretory carrier-associated membrane protein 4-like isoform X1 codes for the protein MAGRWRHDDNPFEEGDGDVVNPFSHPRPTPLPPEPAGFYNDIGASVDIPLDNKKDLKKKERELMAKEAELNRREQEIKRREEALARAGVLIEPKNWPPFFPIIHVDISNDIPVHLQRVQYVSFASLLGLVICLFWNILCVTAAWITGHDPRIWFLAVIYFITGCPGAYFLWYRPLYRAMRKDSAFSYGWFFLFYFFHIAFCIYAAVSPPFFYVGRSLAGIFQSISEIGENAGVGIMYFMGFAMFVLEALLSIWVFQKVYWFFRGKGSEAQMRPDAGSRAPPF